From Nilaparvata lugens isolate BPH chromosome 7, ASM1435652v1, whole genome shotgun sequence, one genomic window encodes:
- the LOC111045901 gene encoding uncharacterized protein LOC111045901 isoform X2 — translation MNWQGTCDPCSTTHPISHNSAFDCRGVNHFGNAGGYHPPSSANGYTPTDPSSSNGYSYVPPFSTYGTFLNDPNRGTYNDPNRASYNDPNRASYDDPNRGSYNDPNSALYNNRAFYNDPNRASYNDPNRASYNDHSRASYNDPLRNFQNGHAHNLYSSGTDSSRHMPIVGYPGYLVYNNVQQSSLGSAQGDLLDPNAEDPQGETFRGSDWDSSDESRGDEAWDLEDPAGWDPEDPQDAGLDPGLNDPQENADDPDDPGFSVTDMISSLAQSVMSLGSGEDSALGTLQSFLANNNPIPALADFAANPTAANLDPGIANLAGNILPQLTDAIPNPNIGELANNILPDLQATNIGQRFTDFANSLSNLGSQLPNINPITGSTLSLGDFAPQLSNALSGGSLPNLALQTPQVLPSVDPVNSAPQVIDAGYPPEFAAWYQGNELPSVNPSLILGSIPNQQTGASQELSTESLPNTNSVSDNGEYYANGDTILQNLLGPDSIPMQQSDIAVQQEPPNSLTNDDSTQITAGFVAPQRNTFSYYDDGDDNIQFADEFTVINNQNFNKQAFIDPLITNISLNNESINTNQEDPIGQVVSPSSNTDSIFRNKQIINQRVPLQILFKSNVSRGEIQVSDNHFRKSNSIRSQNSKSGDKSVCDTIRDSATVFNKTQRAPNINLNPFLVLTPKNLTRSSLSQTLPDTYITAEELEALYEEAVNSEKSRKVLFLPDFELSEEQVQNIVNRISLDISKEEGTDCQELVLIPLNLSNNTAMIPSNDISATAIESDECESVWTLPLYDNNSAVNQELFENTFSPPSSDHGTTTGVSETKPFTPQTCQTLITELVQCDPILSTDTFTYPDITTPDANFQPDMFVSNFSSSGAETVIESSSICDNNQYVKIEKQNNITYFHTLPPDGLSLPNLTSTGTQSVTEISNVCDYNEEPKAEQSCFPQSENRTKHPTEIFIPCFISVGHDENALDKKICEMGQNGFITTFIPHHYMFKVKDPSIQTDSTDTDSRNSIGYLPCPACPEERLEHSNFSSGISSSKGSSTFETMDNVALVDPSNNLQVLCDKLDIEDNKRLVTSQGENNHAVKTNYSHHNSSVSFSMDCEAAKIAVGEQSSSSKVITYPITIDSQDKPILTPCTSGETTLDQNDGNATVKYEVTNGQPVIVDESAENSKWEGTTVLKGDCNNFEPITSGAQQTWFPGTSINKLDLIKNAKDNHHLTVEKDHIMHPKTGITILDPIKKNANINNSDYGSQDKNTFIAGSNNTCTDDIEGYLPPTTQENEIEPSWDSGNIDSNSYCGGDCTKLLVNNIEEPVENQVNSKENQDQAQFLPETKPEVPKCPTSKIFIVKIDNLKPNESCPCNSVNSLLDTVCSDKYTKNGNSKDHNCLCKLLSMRQQKGSLSDKITPKSPDTVDWSLNGVSGNGAPSSIPSENTGYYIIPTNNGFQKPDEIFPQEQIRTNIVWDRVENMKNSTIGKQTCEKSIDKSTAAEGDISSTSPINRNCKCNFGKVNERQRNVSQQNGEYVQKYSSGGATSNSVWQKVETPKLCPPSEKQKIAELPNVEPQIQTLIAAHRIPYKIPAAKVCPSTERQIHKEPLQISSTSENIIPGTVESPTMKQKEEAPEACLSSNGDQVPILEKAIQTFPTAYEIFPPIDKSVCKPPFNEPPTPRPLPRVCPPCYGHIKENAAPTFNSPTEYIPAPPKYSAPIICPPTVEFNKTNEIPVTNIFKPTVQNIPTSSIISVHDTCPPSQDHSQTTVTPKIIQHVQKIPKPPICPTDEKIEEKEIPIFKSTAQNIPVPEVCPLNELPDTILKPTIQNPPTPEELSVTNVCPSNNEQQIDTGTIVPQEIEQSNDWQTNIVRTHKPFEKSPCEKNLNQNMSIADELKASLNESCLCRLKAVLDKHRISNGKPCQNVNGIINKSYEITNFSSPQNDPVLTNCISTDEPSKTNELISQSVSTTRDWNNTFNYNTQVNNENYRGDIKLTTEMDCKTCREKRKELLAKILKEVFINNLDLLCEEKKPCSQG, via the coding sequence ATGAATTGGCAAGGAACCTGTGATCCATGTTCAACAACCCATCCTATCTCACACAATTCTGCATTCGATTGCAGAGGAGTTAACCACTTCGGGAATGCAGGAGGATATCATCCACCATCTTCTGCAAATGGATACACACCAACTGATCCAAGCTCTTCGAATGGATATTCATATGTTCCTCCATTTTCAACTTATGGAACATTCCTGAATGATCCCAACAGGGGTACTTACAATGATCCCAACAGAGCTTCCTATAATGACCCTAACAGGGCTTCTTATGATGATCCCAACAGGGGTTCTTATAATGACCCTAACAGTGCTTTATACAATAACAGAGCATTCTATAATGACCCTAACAGAGCTTCCTACAATGATCCTAATAGGGCTTCTTATAATGATCATAGCAGAGCTTCTTACAATGATCCACTCAGAAACTTCCAGAATGGACATGCCCACAATCTATATTCTTCTGGTACAGACTCATCCAGACATATGCCAATAGTTGGTTATCCAGGCTATTTAGTATACAATAATGTACAACAAAGTTCTTTAGGTTCTGCTCAGGGAGACTTACTGGATCCTAATGCAGAAGATCCACAAGGGGAAACCTTTAGAGGCTCAGATTGGGATTCATCAGATGAATCGCGAGGAGATGAAGCTTGGGATCTGGAAGACCCAGCAGGATGGGACCCAGAAGATCCACAAGATGCAGGACTAGACCCAGGCTTGAATGATCCACAGGAAAACGCAGATGATCCTGATGATCCTGGTTTTTCAGTTACAGACATGATTTCAAGCTTGGCACAAAGTGTGATGTCATTGGGATCAGGAGAAGACTCGGCTCTAGGAACATTACAAAGCTTTCTGGCAAATAACAATCCAATACCAGCTTTGGCTGATTTTGCAGCAAACCCGACAGCTGCCAATCTTGATCCAGGAATTGCTAATCTTGCAGGGAATATCTTACCTCAGTTGACAGATGCAATCCCTAACCCCAATATTGGAGAACTTGCAAATAACATCTTACCAGACTTGCAAGCAACCAATATTGGTCAAAGATTCACCGATTTTGCAAATTCATTGAGTAATTTAGGATCTCAATTGCCAAATATCAACCCCATTACAGGCTCCACATTGAGTCTAGGTGATTTTGCACCACAGTTGTCAAATGCATTGTCAGGTGGTAGTCTACCCAATCTTGCACTACAAACACCTCAAGTATTGCCCAGTGTTGATCCAGTTAATTCTGCACCACAAGTAATTGATGCTGGTTATCCTCCTGAATTTGCAGCATGGTATCAGGGCAATGAACTACCAAGTGTCAACCCAAGTCTCATTTTGGGAAGTATTCCAAACCAGCAGACTGGAGCATCACAAGAATTGTCCACAGAATCGTTGCCAAATACAAACTCTGTATCTGATAATGGAGAATATTATGCAAATGGTGATaccattttacaaaatttattagGACCGGATTCCATACCAATGCAGCAGAGTGACATAGCAGTACAACAAGAGCCTCCAAACTCATTGACAAATGATGATTCTACACAAATAACAGCAGGTTTTGTTGCACCTCAAAGGaatacattttcatattatgatgatggagatgataatattcaattcGCTGATGAATTCACAGTCATAAATAATCAGAATTTCAACAAGCAGGCATTTATAGATCCATTGATAACTAATATCTCATTGAACAATGAGAGCATTAATACAAATCAGGAAGATCCGATAGGACAAGTTGTGAGTCCATCAAGCAATACCGATTCAATATTCAGAAACAAGCAAATAATTAACCAGAGAGTTCCtttacaaattttattcaagtcaAATGTGAGTCGAGGAGAGATACAAGTATCAGATAATCATTTTAGAAAGTCCAATAGCATCAGATCTCAGAATTCTAAAAGTGGAGATAAATCAGTATGTGATACAATCAGAGACTCAGCAACAGTATTCAATAAAACACAGAGAGCTCCAAATATTAACTTGAATCCTTTCCTAGTGCTAACTCCTAAGAACTTGACAAGATCTTCTCTATCTCAAACACTTCCAGACACATATATCACAGCAGAAGAATTGGAAGCCTTATATGAAGAAGCAGtgaattctgaaaaatctaggaaAGTTTTATTTCTTCCTGATTTTGAACTGAGTGAGGAACAAGTGCAGAACATAGTTAATAGGATATCACTAGATATTTCAAAGGAAGAAGGAACCGATTGTCAAGAGCTGGTGTTAATTCCTCTGAACCTCTCTAATAATACTGCAATGATTCCATCCAATGACATTTCTGCTACTGCTATTGAGAGTGATGAATGTGAAAGTGTTTGGACCTTACCATTGTATGACAACAATTCAGCGGTAAATCAAGAGCTATTCGAGAACACCTTCTCCCCACCATCAAGTGACCATGGAACAACTACAGGAGTATCTGAGACGAAACCCTTCACTCCTCAGACATGTCAAACTCTCATCACTGAGTTAGTCCAATGTGATCCCATCTTGTCAACTGATACTTTCACCTACCCTGATATCACAACACCTGATGCGAACTTTCAACCAGATATGTTTGTTTCCAATTTTTCATCGTCGGGAGCAGAAACAGTGATTGAATCCAGCAGCATTTGTGATAACAATCAATATGTCAAGATTGAAAAGCAGAACAATATCACATATTTTCACACACTTCCACCAGATGGTTTGTCTCTTCCTAATTTGACATCAACAGGAACCCAATCAGTAACTGAAATCAGCAATGTTTGTGATTACAATGAAGAACCCAAGGCAGAACAAAGCTGTTTCCCACAATCAGAGAATAGAACCAAGCATCCAACAGAGATCTTCATTCCTTGTTTTATATCTGTTGGCCATGATGAAAATGCACTGGACAAGAAGATATGTGAAATGGGACAAAATGGATTTATAACAACATTCATTCCACATCATTATATGTTCAAAGTCAAGGACCCATCCATCCAAACTGATTCTACAGACACAGATTCTAGAAATTCCATTGGATATTTGCCGTGTCCCGCTTGTCCTGAGGAAAGATTAGAGCATTCAAATTTCAGTTCTGGAATATCAAGTAGCAAGGGTTCATCCACATTTGAGACAATGGATAATGTAGCACTAGTTGATCCTTCCAACAATTTACAAGTCCTCTGTGATAAACTGGATATTGAGGATAACAAACGTTTGGTCACAAGTCAAGGAGAAAACAATCATGCTGTGAAAACAAACTATTCACATCATAATAGTTCAGTAAGCTTTTCTATGGATTGTGAAGCTGCAAAAATTGCAGTTGGAGAGCAAAGTTCATCTTCCAAAGTGATAACATATCCAATCACAATAGATTCACAAGACAAACCAATTCTGACACCTTGCACATCTGGAGAAACAACATTGGACCAAAATGATGGAAATGCAACTGTTAAGTATGAAGTGACAAATGGCCAACCAGTTATTGTTGATGAAAGTGCTGAAAATTCAAAGTGGGAAGGGACAACTGTATTGAAGGGAGATTGCAATAACTTCGAACCTATCACAAGTGGAGCACAACAAACTTGGTTTCCAGGAACAAGTATAAATAAACTGGACTTGATCAAGAATGCAAAGGATAATCATCATTTAACTGTTGAAAAAGATCATATTATGCACCCAAAAACAGGAATAACTATACTTGATCCAATAAAAAAGAACGCCAATATAAATAATTCTGATTATGGTTCACAGGATAAGAATACATTCATAGCAGGAAGTAACAATACTTGCACAGATGATATTGAGGGTTATCTTCCTCCAACGACTCAAGAAAATGAGATTGAACCGTCTTGGGATAGTGGGAATATTGATTCAAACTCCTATTGTGGTGGTGATTGTACAAAATTGCTTGTAAACAATATTGAAGAGCCAGTGGAAAATCAAGTgaattcaaaagagaatcaagATCAGGCACAATTTTTACCTGAAACGAAACCAGAGGTGCCAAAATGCCCAACTTCTAAaatcttcattgtaaaaatAGATAATCTAAAGCCTAATGAGTCATGTCCTTGTAATTCTGTTAACAGTCTGCTTGACACAGTTTGCAGTGATAAGTATACAAAAAATGGCAACTCAAAAGATCATAACTGTCTCTGTAAGTTATTGTCGATGCGTCAGCAGAAAGGAAGTTTGTCTGATAAAATTACACCAAAAAGTCCTGATACAGTAGATTGGAGCCTGAATGGAGTTAGTGGAAATGGTGCACCATCTTCAATTCCTTCTGAAAATACAGGATATTACATCATTCCAACAAATAATGGATTTCAAAAACCAGATGAGATCTTCCCTCAGGAACAAATACGAACAAATATAGTTTGGGACAGAGTAGAGAACATGAAAAACTCAACAATCGGAAAACAGACATGTGAAAAAAGTATAGACAAATCTACAGCAGCTGAGGGTGATATCAGTTCAACATCACCAATCAACAGAAATTGTAAGTGTAATTTTGGAAAAGTGAATGAGCGGCAGAGGAATGTCAGTCAGCAAAATGGAGAATATGTTCAGAAATATTCAAGTGGTGGAGCTACATCTAATTCAGTATGGCAGAAAGTGGAAACACCCAAGCTTTGTCCCCCATctgagaaacagaaaattgCCGAACTACCAAATGTGGAGCCACAAATCCAAACATTAATAGCAGCACACAGAATACCATATAAAATACCTGCAGCTAAAGTGTGCCCTTCAACTGAAAGACAAATTCATAAGGAGCCACTCCAAATCTCTTCAACATCTGAAAATATTATACCTGGTACAGTTGAATCACCTACAATGAAGCAAAAAGAAGAAGCACCTGAGGCTTGCCTTTCATCCAATGGTGACCAAGTACCAATTTTGGAGAAAGCAATCCAAACATTCCCAACAGCATATGAAATTTTCCCTCCTATTGATAAATCAGTTTGTAAACCTCCATTCAACGAACCTCCAACACCTCGACCACTACCAAGAGTTTGCCCTCCATGCTATGGACATATCAAGGAGAATGCAGCACCAACTTTCAATTCACCAACAGAATACATTCCAGCGCCTCCAAAATATTCTGCACCGATTATTTGTCCTCCAACGGTTGAATTTAACAAGACAAATGAAATACCAGTAACTAATATTTTCAAGCCAACAGTTCAAAATATTCCAACATCCTCTATTATATCAGTTCATGATACTTGTCCTCCTTCTCAAGATCACAGTCAAACAACTGTTActccaaaaataattcaacatgtTCAAAAAATACCTAAACCTCCAATCTGCCCGACTgatgaaaaaatagaagaaaaagaaataccaattttcaagtctacagCTCAGAATATTCCAGTACCTGAAGTTTGTCCTCTTAACGAGTTACCGGATACAATTCTCAAGCCAACAATTCAAAATCCTCCAACTCCTGAAGAATTATCTGTAACAAATGTTTGCCCTTCAAATAATGAACAGCAGATTGATACTGGAACAATAGTTCCCCAGGAAATAGAACAAAGTAATGACTGGCAGACAAATATTGTAAGAACTCATAAACCTTTTGAAAAATCGCCATGTGAGAAGAATTTGAACCAGAATATGAGTATTGCTGATGAACTCAAGGCTTCTTTGAATGAGAGTTGTCTCTGTAGGTTGAAAGCTGTGTTAGATAAACACAGAATATCAAATGGGAAACCTTGTCAAAATGTAAATGGAATCATAAACAAGTCATATGAAATAACGAATTTTTCATCTCCTCAGAATGATCCAGTACTAACCAATTGTATCTCAACTGATGAGCCATCAAAGACAAATGAACTCATCTCACAATCAGTGTCAACGACCAGGGATTGGAATAACACTTTTAATTACAACACCCAAGTGAACAATGAGAATTATAGAGGTGATATTAAACTAACTACAGAAATGGATTGTAAAACATGTCGAGAGAAAAGAAAAGAGCTACTGGCTAAGATATTGAAAGAAGtgttcataaataatttggaTTTGCTCTGTGAAGAGAAGAAGCCGTGCTCTCAAGGATAA